The following is a genomic window from Chitinophaga caseinilytica.
TATGAATGCGGGTTTGCTGCGCTCCGGCCGGGATGGCGCCGGTAAGCCCTGCGGCCAGCAGGAATACGCGGAGGCCCGGAAAAGCGCAGTTTTGTCTGGTGAATAGCTTCATGCTTTTGATATTATTGTCGACAATTTTTAGAAAAAACGGCACCGGCCGCGAAATATTACAGGAGTGGCAAAATGCACTGCGCTGGAAGGTTCGGGAGGCCGGCTGATGTTGGCAACGTCATGAGGGAAACAAACGGGACAAATATACCGGATCGCGCTTACTTTCCCCCTTGCAGGTTATCTACCGCATGTGGATAAGCTGCTGGATGTGGATAACTATTCCGGATGCGAGTTGCCCGACAGGAGCGAGACTGCTAAATTTGACATTTATTGTTATATACATTAAGATTATCTAAATTTGAGCGAATTCTCTTCGAGGGGAACTCTTATCAAGAATCAAACCAAAAACTATGGCAAAACTGCTATCCACCAAGTACAGCAACGCCGGCATCAGTTTGACGCTGTTGTTGCTCCGTTTGCTCTTCGGCGGGCTGATCATGACGCACGGCTGGCCCAAGCTGGTCAACTTTTCGACGTACGCGCAGAAATTCGCGGACCCTTTCGGCATCGGTAAAACCGCTTCGCTGGGGCTCACCATCTTCGCGGAATTTTTCTGCGGCGCCCTCGTGCTGGTAGGCCTCCTCACCCGATTCGCCACCGTGCCCCTCATCATCTGCTTCGTCGTGATCGTTTTCATGATCCACGGCGGAGACCCCATCGGCAAAAGAGAGCTGGCCATCATGTTCCTCACCGGTTTCACCGCCCTGCTCATCGCCGGGCCCGGAAAATATTCGCTGGACGGCGCGCTGGGCAATTGATCCCGCAAAGCCGGACAAATTTTTATCCGCAAGAGTTCCTGCGCCCCGGCGCATGGAACTCTTTTTTTACCACCGTAAATCCCCTACATTTACAGGGATTTTTAACAACGGAACATGTACAGCACAACGATAGACATACGCGTGAGATACGGAGAAACCGACCAGATGGGCTACCTCTATTACGGCAACTACGCCCTCTATTACGAAGTAGGCCGTACAGACGCCATCCGCCAGCTGGGTTTCACCTACCGCGAGCTCGAAGAACAGGGCGTCATCATGCCCGTAGCCGAGCTCCAGGTCAAATACCTCCGGCCCGCGTATTACGACGATGTCATAACGGTCAAGACTATACTGAAAGAGCTCCCGCCCAACCAT
Proteins encoded in this region:
- a CDS encoding DoxX family protein gives rise to the protein MAKLLSTKYSNAGISLTLLLLRLLFGGLIMTHGWPKLVNFSTYAQKFADPFGIGKTASLGLTIFAEFFCGALVLVGLLTRFATVPLIICFVVIVFMIHGGDPIGKRELAIMFLTGFTALLIAGPGKYSLDGALGN
- a CDS encoding thioesterase family protein, producing the protein MYSTTIDIRVRYGETDQMGYLYYGNYALYYEVGRTDAIRQLGFTYRELEEQGVIMPVAELQVKYLRPAYYDDVITVKTILKELPPNHKIQFHSELYNQAGELLNVGTVTLAFIDAKSKKRMNMPDILREKLAPYFENNANEPRS